The Heliorestis convoluta genome includes the window GGCCATGATTAGAGGATCACCAGCCGTAGCAATGGCTGTGTTCACCAGTACAGCGGCGGCACCCATTTCCATGGCTTCAGCAGCTTCCGAGGGCTTACCAATACCAGCATCAACAATAATAGGGAGAGAGCACTCTTCGATGAGAATACGAACGATCTCCTTCGTTTTTAATCCTCTGTTCGTGCCAATGGGAGCACCTAGGGGCATAATGGCAGCGGCGCCTGCTTTTTCTAAAGCTTTGGCGGCGTACAGATCAGGATGCATATAGGGAAGAACGACAAAACCTTCTGCTGCTAAAACTTCTGTGGCTTTAATCGTCTCATTGTTGTCAGGCAAAAGATACTTATTATCAGAAATCACTTCAATCTTAATCCAGTTACCACAGCCGCTCGCTCGGGCCAAGCGGGCAATGCGAACGGCTTCTTCTGCTGTTCGAGCGCCCGAAGTATTGGGCATAAGAATGGCTTCCGGTGGAATATGGCGCAACACATTCTGTTGTCGGTTCTGCAAATCGACACGGCGCAATGCAACGGTCACCACTTCTACGCCTGTCTCTGTCATAAGGTCCTGAATAATTCCTTCATCTGCGAACTTACCACTGCCGATAAAAAGACGATTTCGAATCTCCTTATCTCCAATTCTTAGGTTGTCCATCTTAACCACCTCCAACAAACATCAATATCTCAATTTGATCGCCTTCTGCGAAAGTAACCTTCTCCCAACCATCTCTAGAGAGAATGGAACCATTGTACTCAATAATCAAGCCTTCTAAAGGAAGCTCTTTGGATTCTAAGTAGGTGATCAGAGACATAGGAGAGGCTACTTCGACAGGTTCGCCATTCACTGTAACCTTCATCGTTAAACTCCTTTCTGAAAGACAAAAAAGACCACGCCCGTAGGGTAGCCTTTTCATTGTGACAATCATTCACATAAAGCGCTTCCCTACGCTGGTATAATCCAGGTCAGGTTCAAAGAGTTGAGAAGACACCTTCTCTCTCAGCCGCCTTAGGCGGCACCCCTAGCAAACAATCTATTGAATTGATAGACCTATCAAGAGTTTACTACTATCATGGCAAGACTGTAAAGTCTTAATTCAACGATTTTTTGTATCGCGAACTGATTTGATAATTCCGAAAGTAACGCCTGTTACAAAGGCAACATAAATCCCTATCTCAGCACCTTTTTTAAAGCCAGCCCAATTGAAGCAATCTGCTTGCCAGAAACCATAGAGACCACCCCAGATCAAACCAGCAAAAATGAGCACAAAACCATTGAAGACTTTGTACATCTCAGGATGATGACGTAAGGCGTACTTAAAAACTTCTACAGTGGTAAGGATGAGAACTGATAAAATCGCAATTAAATACTCGCCATTGGTCGGAGTCAAAGCCCAATCCATTATTTACCACCCCTGCCATAGCCTATGACAAAGATGGCACGATAGGTGAATAAAGCGATAGAAAAAGATAAAGAACATAAGCCTTCTTTTTTTTCCTAGGTGGAAGTGATATATTAAACTATGAAATCAAGGGATTCCTTCAGAGGAAGGGTCTACTCAGAAGCGTGATAATGATACATAAAGAAAGGGATCCTTCGTAAGAATGACGATTATATATGTAGAAGATCTGGTTAAGCAGTTTAAAGATTTTACAGCGGTAAAAGGGATATCTTTCGAAGTACAAAAAGGTGAAATCTTTGGCTTTCTTGGTCCCAATGGCGCTGGTAAATCAACGACAATTAAGATACTTTGCACTTTGCTTTCTCTTACATCAGGCAAAGCAATGCTGAATGGATTTGATGTAACGAAAGAAGCGCTCAAAGTGCGTCAGTCCATTGGCTTGGTTTTTCAAGATTACTCGCTTGACGATCGATTGACGGCAGAAGAGAATCTTTACTTCCATGCCATGCTATATAGTGTACCTCGGGAGCAGATGAAAGAACGGATGGATCAAGTCTTGGCTATGGTTGATTTAACGGACCGACGACGCGATCCAGTGCGCAATTTTTCTGGAGGCATGAAACGACGCTTAGAAATTGCCCGAGGTCTCTTGCATCATCCCAAAGTACTTTTTCTTGATGAGCCCACCATTGGTCTGGATCCACAGACACGCCGAGCTATCTGGAGCCATGTAAATAAATTGCGCGATGAATTTGAGCTAAGCGTTTTCATGACCACCCATTATATGGAAGAAGCTGAAAATTGCGATCGAATTGCCATTATTGATCATGGTGACATCGTTGCTTTAGATTCACCTGAAAGCCTAAAAGAACAAGTGGGTGGCGATGTGATTACGATCCGAACAGATCAGAATGAAGCAATGATAGGTGCTATAGGGGAAAAATATGGCCTACAAAGCACTTTAGTGGGTGATTCCATCCGCCTAGAAGTCCAAGATGGTTCTTCTTTTATCCCTCGTGTGGTAGCAGACTTTCCCGGTGCAATTCAGAGCATTCATGTTCATGAACCGACTCTCGATGATGTCTTCTTAAAAATAACAGGCCGGGCCATTCGTGATGAATTGATTAGCGAAGCAGAACGATCACGACAAAAAGTAAGAAGTTTTCGCAAAGGAAAGCGGTAATGCTTGTTACTTTCTATAGAGAGAGGTTTTATTGTTGAACTTGTTAGAATCAATTGCAAAAACCATTTACGTCATCTGGTATCGAGAACTACTTCGTTTTCGTCGTGAGAAAAGCCAATGGGCGGGTATGGTCATGCAGCCCACTTTGTATTTGCTATTTGTAGGAACAGGTATAGCTTCTGCCATGGCTTTTCGCGGCTTGCCAGAGGGGGTGGAGATTGACTATCTTACCTTTGTTTACCCTGGCATTATTGGCATGTCCATACTTTTTACGTCCATGTTCTCAGGCGTCTCGATTATTTGGGATCGGGAGTTTGGCTTTCTGAAAGAGATTTTGGTTGCACCCGTACCACGCTGGGCCATTTCTGTGGGCAAGGCACTCGGCATTGCTACGATCGTTTCTTTTCAAGCTGTTGTCTTGTTGCTCCTCTCCCCCTTAGCCGGTGTGCCCTTGACTGTGAAAGCAGCTCTTGGCATTTTACCTATCTGCGCCATGATTGGTTTTTCTATTGGTTGTCTTGGTATTGCCATTGCAGGACGCATGGAATCTCTCCATGGCTTTCAATTGATCTCGAATTTTTTAACCATGCCCATGTTTTTTTTAAGCGGTGCCATCTTTCCTTTACATACGGCTCCGGATTGGTTGCAGTGGCTGATGAAGATCAATCCTCTTACCTATGGCGTTGATGCCTTACGCAATGTTATCTATGATGGCATTCCCACAGCACGCCTAATGGTACAACACAGTCTTAGTTATGACTTGATGATACTGGCCCTTTTTGGCTTGGTCACTGCGACTGCTGCAGCGACGGCTTTTAATAAAACGGAGTAGACTGCGTACCCCTTCTTCTGTGCTTCTTAGAAACACAGAAGAAGGGGTTTTTTGTGTTTTTTGAAGTTATGTCAGGAAGGGTATGACTGGTTAGAAAAAAGCCAAAAGATATAGAGCCGTAATGATTACAAGAAAAGCCAGCAGAAAAGTAGACCAAGCTGTAAGCTTCTTGTCTCTGCGCAGAAACCATCTACCTAGGTTTATTGTGTAGATGACTACGGCAAGGCCTACTACGATGATGAAATAATCATGAAATGCTACTCCCATTCTGCTTCACCTGACAAGTCCTCTTCTTCTGTTGTTTCTGGCGGAAGCAACTTTTGAGTAGCAGGATTGGGCCGTGCTGGCGCCAATTGGAAACCAAAGAACTCTATCTCAGGTTGAATCGAAACAACGATATCGGCTTTTTGGTACCATTCATGCCAAGGAAGGGCCATATACTCTTTCGTTGTTAAAGTGCGCCAACGAAGAGGGCGAATCAAGTAAAAAGGGTCGGCGGGAAGGGCTTGCATTCTCTGAATCAGATCTAAAGCTTGCTGATTCAGTTCTTCTGCAATGGCTTCTTCTAAGAAGCGAAAAGCTTCTGGGGTTACATAGGGACCAGCTTGTACTTCTAAGAGCTTTCCTAAGAGCCTGGCTGATATTTCTATACGAATGGGGTCTGTAGATTCGTCGACCTTGATGCGCACTGGTTTTTGTTGATCTAATATAACAGAAACATACTTACCTTCTTCCATGGGATCTGGAAACGTCCAGATGCCTGTCTGATAGCGGCCACGAATGATTTCTGTTATGCGCACCTCATCGGCATCCATATAGCCTACCAAATGCCCACCTACAAGAACGCCTGCACCGATATAAGATACAGGATTGCCGCCAGAGCGATGCAGCGTGCTTGGAATGTTTCTCACTTCTTCCTCTACAGATCCTTCGTCCGCTCTAAATTCAGAAGTAGGTCGAGGCTTTACTTCCGTTCCTTCTTTTTCTTTAGCTACTTCAGGGTTGATAGCCATAATGGGAATCAATCCGTCAAGATGATAAACTTCCATTTCATTGTTCAGATCATGAAGACGGACAAAAGGTGAAAAGCCAAATTGACGTTGTATGTCCACAATATCTTCAATATATCGAGCAATGTTCTCTTCCAGGACAGGCACAGCATGTTGAAAAATTTCTCGAGCGGGAGAACCCTTGGACATAAAAAAGATAAGGGTTCGCCGAAACTCACGATGACGGTTGAAAAAGTCTAGAATTTGGTCAAGGCCTTGACGTACCAGTTCTTCTCCAATAACGACAGTACGACATTGTGTAAAAGTAACTCGTCGCTCCACCGTTGCCTCTAGCAGAGCAAATCCTTCCGGAATGGTACGAGCTGCAATTGTTACGACTTTCGAGATTTCTGCTGGTGAGGTCGATTGATCGCCACCGCCGCCACCACCACCTACAATCGCTTCAGGAACGGCAATGCGCGCTGTTACTTCAATAAGTCCTTGTGGACTTTGATCAATGCCCATGGAAAGGACAAAAGCCATTTGATCTAACTCTTTCTTATCCCAACAAGACGTAAGCCATAGAGGAGATAGAAAAAGTAGAAGAAGAGTCCCTAGTTTTTTTTTGTTCCCTATTGATTTGATCATAGCGATGTCTGCTCCCTCTTGCGGACGAGCTTTATTTTTCGCTTTTTTTTCTTGCGCCACATTGCGACGAGAAGCAACAATAAGGCCAAAGCAAAGATCAGGCCCAGTCCCCAGGGCCGCAAGATTTCATATTCCCACTTCATAGCCGTAAGATAATCAGTAGGCATAAAAGCATAGAGATAGGTTAGCAACGCCAAAGGGAAAACATAGGGCTGATAAAAAGGTGCATCTACTGTTTTGGCAAAGGTAATCGTGGCCACATAGAGAGAGAGAGACGTTTTAACAATCATCATAATCACTGTCGTAAAGACAAAGAGAGACTCTAAGTTCTGCAGGAACCGCCCCCAATTGATATTACGAATTAACTGATACAGGGGCGAGCCTACATGAGGTGTAGAGGCGAAGGGGAAGTTCAGTCCGTAGGCTAACAAAGCAAGTGAAATAAAAAAAACATTAAAAGCCATGCCGTAGAAAGCGACAAAGCGAAGGCTTTTGGCGCTTCGGATGTTCGGATAAAGGGCCATTAAGATAGCCACTTCAATAAAGATAGAAAGGCGAAAAAAAGCATGGATGGCCAATTCATCAAGGCCTGGACCGAAGATAGGAGCTAAGAAGATGATTTCGGCTTGAGAAAAGGAACTAAATATAAGAAAAAGAAAGGCGCCTAGCGTAAGGGGGAGGAGCAATACATTGGCTCGGCTGATTGCTTCAGGACCCTTATAGGCGCCATAGGTAACAGATAGCATAAAAGGCAATAAGAGAGCCCACAAAGGCGTTTCAGGCAAAATGGTGTAATTGACAATATCTCCAAATTCTCGCAGAGCAATGGCTGTGATATAAAGAATATAAAAAGTTAAGGGCCAACCGATCAGAATTACAGCCCATTTACCGAAAAGAAGGCCAGGGATTTCCACTAGAATTTTATCAGGAAAATAGTCTCGTAGTTTTACAATGATCCAGAGCAAAGGCAGAAGATAGATATAGCTAATAATGGGAATGAGCCAGAGAGCACTTAAGCCATCTTGGGCGTATAGACGAGGAAGGGCAAGTAAAATGACAGAAGTTACATAGATCCAAAGCAATAGAAAGAGTTCAAAAGTACCGATTTTGCCAGGTGTCTTCATAACAAGGGTGCCTCACTTAGAGCGTTCTGCGCAGTTTTATCTTACCTATTCTAGAACGAGGCGGTCGCCATTGATTTTCACGAAATTTATCAAGACTTCGTAGAGAGAGAGGACGCTTGTTCTGGTAAGAAATAGGTCCTCGAAAAATAAAGTCATCTCCAAAAGGTCTTTTGGGCGTAAGGGGTGATAGCAAAGGTACGCCTAGAGATTTGACCCCGGCTAGGTGAAAAGCTAGTAATAAAGCGACGATGGCCAGACCATACAGTCCGAGGAAGGCAGCGCCTACTAATAGAATAAGTCGTAAGATTCGAATGCTATAGAAAAAAGTATAAGTCGGGAGGCTAAAGCTGGCTAAAGCCGTAATGGCCATGATTACAACAAGAATGGGAGAAACGAGGCCTGCTTCAACAGCAGCCTGACCGATAATAATGGCGCCTACGATACCGATGGTAGGACCCACTTGTTGAGGCACTCGCAAGCTGGCTTCACGAATTAACTCCAATGACAATTCAAGAAAGAGTATTTCAATAAAGACAGGAAAGGGCACTTGTTCTCGAGCACCTGCCGTAGCCAGCATGAGTTCGGTCGGCAACATCTCTGGGTGATAAGCCTGCACAGCCATATACAAAGCCGGTGCAAATAGTGTAATAATCACAGAAAAAAGGCGAAGCAAGCGAATGAAATTCCCAAAAGGTGTACGAAGATACATGTCTTCGGGAGAATGAATAAAATTCCAGAGTGTGATAGGTGCTACAAGGCCATAAGGACTGCGATCCAAAAGAACGGCCATCGAACCATCGGAAAGTGCTGCTGTAACCCGATCCGGTCGCTCTGTTATGACATGTTGTGGAACGAGTGAGTTGCTTTGATCTTCTAAATATTGTTCAAACAGTCCAAGATCGTGAACCGTATCTACATCAATGGATTGAATGCGTTTGCGCATCTCCTTCACAAGCGCTGGATTGGTCAGTCCGGCAATATAGACTAAGCAATAACGAGTGCGTGCAAGGCGTCCGACAACACGAATCTCGCAGACCAACCGCGGTGTCCGCAGGCGGGCCCGTACGAGACCGATGTTCGTATCAAGATCTTCTACAAAACTTTCTTGAGGTCCCCGAGCTGTTGATTCGATGGTAGGAGGAGAAATGGCCCGCCCCGGCACGGTAATGCCTTCAATCACCAAAGCTTTTTCCTGACCTTCTACAAAAAGAATAACATGACCATTGATGAGTCGTTCTACAATCGTTTTCTTGTCCTGGGTGATTAAGGTTTCTCCTGGTGCTGTAGTGACCTTGCAAGCTAGAAGATCTAATAAAGTCGCTGTTTCTGGCGAAGACGCCGGTGGCGTCACTTCCATGGTTAAAGGGTGAATCAGCATCGTGCTTAGATGCTCTGTACTGACCTGGCTATGAAAGTAGACGAGTAAAGCAGGTACAGAATAAGGCAAGCCAATGGAGAGAGGTCGCACCATTACGTCGTCATTCAGTGAGAGAAGAAATTCTTGATCAAGCCAATGGCGAACCGAAGAAAGGTTGTTAGGAATGACGCCAGACTCTTGGTCTTCCTGGTTCTTTTGATCGGGAAAAGGTGTTGGTTTTTCCTGTGGTTTGTACAGGGATGTTACATCTTCAGGCTCTTCTAGAGGACTTTTTTTCAAGGGGGGCGTCGGCTTAAGAGAAAAGGATTTATCGATGGGTGGCTTTTTGATAGACAAAAAACTTTTTATAAGCTTCTTCCAGTTCAGTGAAGACAAAGAAGACACCCCTCGCTACGACCTGACTATCTTTCCTTCCTTCGTAGCTTTTGTTGAACCCTTCCTTTCTTATTCTTTTTTTCCTTTCTTTCAGGCGCTTTAATAGAGGCTTTCTTCTGTATGGTCTGCACTGTTTAATTGATCAGCCCAGCTTTGTAGACTTATGAAGCGTCTGTTCACCACATCCCAGTCAATGTTTTTCATAAAAGCGTCGATGTAGCGCTCGCGCTCTGTGCCATAGTCTAGGAAGTAGGCATGTTCATACATGTCGATAATTAAGAGTGTGGTGGCGCAATCCACAATGCCTTTATCGTGAGCATCGGCCAGGTAGTTATGGAGCTTCTGATCGCGAAAATCAAGACTAAGTAAGACCCAGCCGCGAGAAGCAGCAGCTGCCGCTTTAAAATCTTTTTCCCAGGCTTCATAGGAGCCAAAGTTTTTCTTAAGTGCATCTACAATAGGTCCGTGAGGGCGTCCTGTACCTCCAAGGTTTTCGAAGTAAAGTTCGTGAAGAACGACACCGTTAATATTGAACGTTTCCTCTACTTTCAGACAGCGGTAGGGGGTATAACGAGGGTTCTGGTCTGCTCGGTCTACTTGTTGGAGACGACTGCGAATCTCGTTAATAGTCTTTACATAGCCTTTGTAAAGTTTTTCATGCTCTTTAATCTGCTTTGGAGAAATGCCCTTTAATTGCAATAGAGCTGGATCAAGAGGATAAGCGCTGATTTTACTCATTCAGGGATGCACTCCTTTCCAATTCTCTCGATCTACTGTACGATAAAAGTGGAAAGAATAGGTCTCGAAAATAATGGTAGAGGTTGGTAGAGTTGAAGGTGCATTGGGTGATTCTTAATGTTGCTATCAAAGATAAGAAAGTATATAGAAGAGGTGTATTGATATGAAAATCCAGATACCGGGACGTGAAGTCCTCGTAGTAGAGCATTTGGTTCTTGATTACAATGGTACGATTGCAGAAGATGGCCACTTGCTATCTTCTGTACCGCCTCTATTGGAAGATTTGTCGACTTTATTCAAGATACATGTCATTACAGCCGATACCTTCGGATCGGTAGAGCGGGAATGTGTTTCTTTGCCTGTTACGGTGCACACACTAGAGAGTACTGATCATAGCAGGGAAAAAGAAGAATTTGTTCGCAGTCTACTCGGTGCTGTGGTAGCCTTCGGGAATGGGGCCAATGACAAAGAAATGTTGAGAAGTTCTGATCTAGGAATTGCTGTTCTAGGGCCGGAAGGGTGTGCGGTGGAAACTTTACGCAGTGCTCAAATTGTGGTTCCTTCCATAGAAAAAGGTCTGGCTCTTTTACAAAAGCCAGACCGTCTTATTGCTACCCTGCGGCGTTAAGTTTTTTGTTAACAGGTATAAAGGCGATATGGGGATAGAGGATTTGCCACATTTCATAGGCGGTAACGATTTGATAAGAAGGTTGTCCACTTTGTAGGATATCTTCATAGAGGCTAAAGGCCAGTCTTGCTGATAGTCAAGGTAT containing:
- a CDS encoding thiazole synthase, which gives rise to MDNLRIGDKEIRNRLFIGSGKFADEGIIQDLMTETGVEVVTVALRRVDLQNRQQNVLRHIPPEAILMPNTSGARTAEEAVRIARLARASGCGNWIKIEVISDNKYLLPDNNETIKATEVLAAEGFVVLPYMHPDLYAAKALEKAGAAAIMPLGAPIGTNRGLKTKEIVRILIEECSLPIIVDAGIGKPSEAAEAMEMGAAAVLVNTAIATAGDPLIMAKAFSQAVQAGRLAYLAQPGQTVEYARASSPLTGFLQD
- a CDS encoding spore germination protein translates to MSSLNWKKLIKSFLSIKKPPIDKSFSLKPTPPLKKSPLEEPEDVTSLYKPQEKPTPFPDQKNQEDQESGVIPNNLSSVRHWLDQEFLLSLNDDVMVRPLSIGLPYSVPALLVYFHSQVSTEHLSTMLIHPLTMEVTPPASSPETATLLDLLACKVTTAPGETLITQDKKTIVERLINGHVILFVEGQEKALVIEGITVPGRAISPPTIESTARGPQESFVEDLDTNIGLVRARLRTPRLVCEIRVVGRLARTRYCLVYIAGLTNPALVKEMRKRIQSIDVDTVHDLGLFEQYLEDQSNSLVPQHVITERPDRVTAALSDGSMAVLLDRSPYGLVAPITLWNFIHSPEDMYLRTPFGNFIRLLRLFSVIITLFAPALYMAVQAYHPEMLPTELMLATAGAREQVPFPVFIEILFLELSLELIREASLRVPQQVGPTIGIVGAIIIGQAAVEAGLVSPILVVIMAITALASFSLPTYTFFYSIRILRLILLVGAAFLGLYGLAIVALLLAFHLAGVKSLGVPLLSPLTPKRPFGDDFIFRGPISYQNKRPLSLRSLDKFRENQWRPPRSRIGKIKLRRTL
- a CDS encoding GerAB/ArcD/ProY family transporter; its protein translation is MKTPGKIGTFELFLLLWIYVTSVILLALPRLYAQDGLSALWLIPIISYIYLLPLLWIIVKLRDYFPDKILVEIPGLLFGKWAVILIGWPLTFYILYITAIALREFGDIVNYTILPETPLWALLLPFMLSVTYGAYKGPEAISRANVLLLPLTLGAFLFLIFSSFSQAEIIFLAPIFGPGLDELAIHAFFRLSIFIEVAILMALYPNIRSAKSLRFVAFYGMAFNVFFISLALLAYGLNFPFASTPHVGSPLYQLIRNINWGRFLQNLESLFVFTTVIMMIVKTSLSLYVATITFAKTVDAPFYQPYVFPLALLTYLYAFMPTDYLTAMKWEYEILRPWGLGLIFALALLLLLVAMWRKKKKRKIKLVRKREQTSL
- a CDS encoding ABC transporter permease, which codes for MNLLESIAKTIYVIWYRELLRFRREKSQWAGMVMQPTLYLLFVGTGIASAMAFRGLPEGVEIDYLTFVYPGIIGMSILFTSMFSGVSIIWDREFGFLKEILVAPVPRWAISVGKALGIATIVSFQAVVLLLLSPLAGVPLTVKAALGILPICAMIGFSIGCLGIAIAGRMESLHGFQLISNFLTMPMFFLSGAIFPLHTAPDWLQWLMKINPLTYGVDALRNVIYDGIPTARLMVQHSLSYDLMILALFGLVTATAAATAFNKTE
- a CDS encoding ATP-binding cassette domain-containing protein, which encodes MTIIYVEDLVKQFKDFTAVKGISFEVQKGEIFGFLGPNGAGKSTTIKILCTLLSLTSGKAMLNGFDVTKEALKVRQSIGLVFQDYSLDDRLTAEENLYFHAMLYSVPREQMKERMDQVLAMVDLTDRRRDPVRNFSGGMKRRLEIARGLLHHPKVLFLDEPTIGLDPQTRRAIWSHVNKLRDEFELSVFMTTHYMEEAENCDRIAIIDHGDIVALDSPESLKEQVGGDVITIRTDQNEAMIGAIGEKYGLQSTLVGDSIRLEVQDGSSFIPRVVADFPGAIQSIHVHEPTLDDVFLKITGRAIRDELISEAERSRQKVRSFRKGKR
- the thiS gene encoding sulfur carrier protein ThiS codes for the protein MKVTVNGEPVEVASPMSLITYLESKELPLEGLIIEYNGSILSRDGWEKVTFAEGDQIEILMFVGGG
- a CDS encoding superoxide dismutase, translating into MSKISAYPLDPALLQLKGISPKQIKEHEKLYKGYVKTINEIRSRLQQVDRADQNPRYTPYRCLKVEETFNINGVVLHELYFENLGGTGRPHGPIVDALKKNFGSYEAWEKDFKAAAAASRGWVLLSLDFRDQKLHNYLADAHDKGIVDCATTLLIIDMYEHAYFLDYGTERERYIDAFMKNIDWDVVNRRFISLQSWADQLNSADHTEESLY
- a CDS encoding Ger(x)C family spore germination protein; the encoded protein is MIKSIGNKKKLGTLLLLFLSPLWLTSCWDKKELDQMAFVLSMGIDQSPQGLIEVTARIAVPEAIVGGGGGGGDQSTSPAEISKVVTIAARTIPEGFALLEATVERRVTFTQCRTVVIGEELVRQGLDQILDFFNRHREFRRTLIFFMSKGSPAREIFQHAVPVLEENIARYIEDIVDIQRQFGFSPFVRLHDLNNEMEVYHLDGLIPIMAINPEVAKEKEGTEVKPRPTSEFRADEGSVEEEVRNIPSTLHRSGGNPVSYIGAGVLVGGHLVGYMDADEVRITEIIRGRYQTGIWTFPDPMEEGKYVSVILDQQKPVRIKVDESTDPIRIEISARLLGKLLEVQAGPYVTPEAFRFLEEAIAEELNQQALDLIQRMQALPADPFYLIRPLRWRTLTTKEYMALPWHEWYQKADIVVSIQPEIEFFGFQLAPARPNPATQKLLPPETTEEEDLSGEAEWE
- a CDS encoding HAD family hydrolase → MKIQIPGREVLVVEHLVLDYNGTIAEDGHLLSSVPPLLEDLSTLFKIHVITADTFGSVERECVSLPVTVHTLESTDHSREKEEFVRSLLGAVVAFGNGANDKEMLRSSDLGIAVLGPEGCAVETLRSAQIVVPSIEKGLALLQKPDRLIATLRR